A single Mixta calida DNA region contains:
- the fliR gene encoding flagellar biosynthetic protein FliR gives MTWSLDALPLLVSHYFWPLMRVLALIGTAPVFNDKAIGNRVKVGLAAAITLLIGQNLPENTVPMISVMGLWVGCQQMLIGAAMGLTIQLIFVTVRYAGEIIGLQMGLSFATFYDPSGGENMPVVSRILNLLGILLFLLFNGHLLMLNALAESFQLLPISAAPLSRDAFIALPQTAGLVFQCGVGLGLPVITLLLAINLTLGLLNRLTPQLSIFVVGFPLTLVVGMLALLLLMNHLAPYFYHLIALFFERLSQILLLFRTG, from the coding sequence GCCATTACTTCTGGCCGCTGATGCGCGTGCTGGCGCTGATCGGCACGGCGCCGGTGTTTAACGATAAGGCGATCGGCAACCGGGTGAAGGTCGGGCTGGCGGCGGCTATCACGCTGCTGATCGGGCAAAACCTGCCGGAAAACACGGTGCCGATGATCTCTGTGATGGGGCTGTGGGTGGGCTGCCAGCAGATGCTGATCGGTGCGGCGATGGGGCTGACCATCCAGCTTATCTTCGTTACCGTGCGCTACGCCGGCGAAATTATCGGCCTGCAAATGGGCCTCTCTTTCGCGACCTTTTACGATCCCTCCGGCGGCGAGAATATGCCGGTGGTCTCCCGCATCCTTAACCTGTTGGGCATTCTGCTGTTTTTGCTGTTTAACGGTCATCTACTGATGCTGAATGCGCTGGCGGAAAGTTTTCAGCTGCTGCCGATAAGCGCCGCGCCGCTCAGCCGCGACGCCTTTATCGCGCTGCCGCAAACGGCGGGTCTGGTGTTTCAGTGCGGCGTCGGGCTGGGCCTGCCGGTGATTACGCTGCTGCTGGCCATCAACCTGACGCTCGGCCTGCTGAATCGCCTGACGCCGCAGCTGTCGATTTTCGTGGTGGGTTTTCCGCTGACGCTGGTCGTCGGCATGCTGGCGCTGCTGCTGTTGATGAACCACCTCGCACCCTACTTTTATCATCTGATAGCGCTGTTTTTCGAGCGGCTTTCGCAGATCCTGCTGCTGTTTCGCACCGGCTAA
- a CDS encoding MFS transporter: protein MYYMKNTNFWMFGLFFFFYFFIMGAYFPFFPIWLHDINHLSKSDTGLVFASISLFSLLFQPIFGLLSDKLGLRKHLLWIITGMLVMFAPFFIYVLGPLLQANILLGAIVGGIYLGFIYNGGAPAIEAYIEKVSRRSRFEFGRARMFGCVGWALCASIVGIMFTINNQFVFWLGSGCAVILAILLFIAKPQARPSAQVADTLGANSSPFSLRLALELFKDRKLWFLSLYVVGVSCTYDVFDQQFANFFTSFFTTGEQGTRVFGYVTTMGELLNASIMFFAPLIVNRIGGKNALLLAGAIMSVRIIGSSFASSALEVVVLKTLHMFEVPFLIVGCFKYITSQFEVRFSATIYLVCFCFFKQLSMIFMSLFAGYMYDSMGFHGAYLVLGLVALSFTLLSAFTLSGDGPLSLLRTRGKNNVKPA from the coding sequence ATGTATTACATGAAAAACACCAACTTCTGGATGTTCGGGCTGTTCTTCTTCTTTTACTTTTTCATCATGGGCGCCTATTTCCCGTTCTTTCCCATCTGGCTGCACGATATCAACCATTTGAGCAAGAGCGACACCGGCCTCGTTTTCGCCAGCATCTCGCTGTTTTCTCTGCTGTTTCAGCCGATTTTCGGTCTGCTTTCCGATAAGCTCGGCCTGAGAAAACATCTGCTGTGGATTATCACCGGCATGCTGGTGATGTTCGCGCCCTTCTTTATCTACGTGCTTGGCCCATTGTTGCAGGCCAATATTCTGCTCGGCGCGATTGTCGGCGGCATCTATCTCGGCTTTATCTATAACGGCGGTGCGCCGGCGATTGAGGCCTATATCGAGAAGGTCAGCCGCCGCAGCCGGTTTGAATTTGGCCGCGCGCGCATGTTCGGCTGCGTCGGCTGGGCGCTTTGCGCCTCGATTGTCGGCATCATGTTCACCATCAATAACCAGTTCGTCTTCTGGCTCGGCTCCGGTTGCGCGGTGATCCTGGCGATTCTGCTGTTTATCGCCAAACCGCAGGCACGGCCCTCCGCGCAGGTGGCGGACACGCTGGGCGCCAACTCTTCGCCTTTCAGCCTGCGCCTGGCGCTGGAGCTGTTTAAAGACCGCAAGCTCTGGTTCCTGTCGCTTTATGTGGTGGGCGTCTCCTGTACCTATGACGTATTCGACCAGCAGTTCGCCAACTTCTTTACCTCATTCTTCACTACCGGCGAACAGGGCACGCGCGTCTTCGGCTACGTCACCACCATGGGCGAGCTGTTGAACGCCTCGATCATGTTCTTTGCGCCGCTGATTGTGAACCGCATCGGCGGCAAGAACGCGCTGCTGCTGGCGGGCGCGATTATGTCAGTGCGCATTATCGGCTCCTCTTTCGCCAGCTCCGCGCTGGAGGTGGTGGTGTTGAAAACGCTGCATATGTTTGAGGTGCCATTCCTGATCGTCGGCTGCTTTAAATACATCACCAGCCAGTTCGAGGTGCGCTTCTCCGCCACCATCTACCTGGTCTGCTTCTGCTTCTTTAAACAGCTGTCGATGATCTTTATGTCGCTATTTGCTGGCTATATGTATGACAGCATGGGCTTCCATGGCGCTTACCTGGTGCTGGGGCTGGTGGCGCTCTCCTTTACGCTGCTTTCCGCCTTTACGCTCAGCGGCGACGGCCCGCTCAGCCTGCTGCGCACGCGCGGCAAAAATAACGTGAAGCCAGCCTGA
- a CDS encoding beta-galactosidase yields the protein MIVKAGSPAASLSAVLARRDWENPTITHLNQLPAHPPFCSWRTPEEARDDRPSLRLRSLNGRWAFSYFTRPEAVPESWLQEDLPDADDVTVPSNWQMAGYDAPIYTNVNYPIPVNPPYVPEENPTGCYSLTFNVDAEWLASGETRVIFDGVNSAFHLWCNGHWIGYAQDSRLPSEFDLSKVLQPGANRLAVMVLRWSDGSYLEDQDMWRMSGIFRDVSLLHKPRTCISDLQVVTHLNESFSYADLDALVVVKGEDLQGVQATLQLWDGEEKLGERQQPLGSEIIDERGAWNDRTTLRLPVSAPKLWSAETPSLYRLVVLLHDASGALLEAEACDIGFRKVEISQGLLKLNGKPLLIRGTNRHEHHPEKGQVMDEETMRRDILLMKQHNFNAVRCSHYPNHPLWYRLCDRYGLYVVDEANIETHGMEPMSRLSGDPVWLPAMSERVTRMVQRDRNHPSIIIWSLGNESGHGVNHDALYRWIKSNDPTRPVQYEGGGANSAATDIVCPMYARVDQDQPFPQVPKWSIKKWIGMPDEHRPLILCEYAHAMGNSFGGYHKYWQAFRQYPRLQGGFVWDWVDQSLIRHDENGQPYAAYGGDFGDTPNDRQFCMNGLVFADRTPHPALYEAQQAQQFWQFTLRSETPVTLEVTSEYLFRRSDNEQLLWTLAQEGREIACGAVTLDIAPEGTQRIVLQDLPAVATSGQLWLTVQVQQIAATAWSDAGHICAWQQWRLAAPLTLPAPKTVAAAPQLRVSEREFTVELDAQRWQFSRESGLLTQWWKAEQPALLQPLQDQFTRAPLDNDIGVSEAARIDPNAWVERWKAAGFYQMEPQLEQCEAQQLSAEVLLRTVHSWRYQGAILFISRKTYRIDGDGELHISVDVEVARGIPAPARIGLTCQLAAVHPQVSWLGLGPHENYPDRKQSARYDRWALPLAALYTPYVFPSENGLRCDSEWLQYGDSEWRGRFHFNLSRYSQRQLHETSHRHLLREEEGSWLNLDGFHMGVGGDDSWSPSVSPEYLLQDSHYHYQVSWVRR from the coding sequence ATGATCGTAAAAGCAGGCTCGCCCGCCGCCTCTCTTAGCGCCGTTCTGGCGCGCCGCGACTGGGAAAACCCGACGATAACCCACCTGAATCAGCTGCCCGCCCACCCGCCGTTTTGCAGCTGGCGCACGCCGGAAGAGGCGCGCGACGACCGTCCCTCCTTACGCCTGCGCAGCCTTAACGGACGCTGGGCGTTCAGCTATTTCACCCGCCCGGAAGCGGTGCCGGAAAGCTGGCTACAGGAAGATCTGCCCGATGCGGACGACGTCACGGTGCCGTCTAACTGGCAGATGGCAGGCTATGACGCGCCGATCTACACCAACGTGAACTATCCCATTCCGGTGAATCCGCCTTACGTGCCAGAAGAAAACCCCACAGGATGTTATTCGCTCACATTTAACGTCGACGCGGAATGGCTCGCCAGCGGCGAGACGCGCGTGATCTTCGACGGCGTAAATTCCGCTTTTCACCTCTGGTGCAACGGCCATTGGATCGGCTATGCGCAGGACAGCCGCCTGCCTTCTGAATTCGACCTCAGCAAGGTGTTGCAGCCCGGCGCGAACCGCCTGGCGGTCATGGTGCTGCGCTGGAGCGACGGTAGTTATCTGGAAGATCAGGATATGTGGCGCATGAGCGGCATCTTCCGCGACGTGTCGCTGCTGCATAAGCCGCGCACCTGTATCAGCGATCTTCAGGTGGTAACGCACCTGAATGAAAGCTTCAGCTACGCCGATCTCGATGCGCTGGTGGTGGTGAAAGGCGAAGATTTGCAGGGCGTACAGGCCACGCTGCAACTCTGGGACGGCGAGGAAAAGCTGGGCGAACGCCAGCAGCCGCTCGGCAGCGAGATTATCGACGAGCGCGGCGCCTGGAACGATCGCACCACGCTGCGCCTGCCGGTCTCCGCGCCAAAACTCTGGAGCGCCGAAACGCCGTCGCTCTATCGTCTGGTAGTGCTGCTGCATGATGCCAGCGGCGCGCTGCTGGAGGCGGAGGCGTGCGATATCGGCTTCCGTAAGGTCGAAATTTCCCAGGGGCTGCTGAAGCTGAACGGCAAGCCTCTGCTTATTCGCGGCACTAATCGTCATGAACATCACCCGGAAAAGGGTCAGGTGATGGATGAAGAGACCATGCGCCGCGATATCCTGCTGATGAAACAGCATAATTTCAATGCGGTGCGCTGTTCTCATTACCCTAATCATCCGCTCTGGTATCGCCTGTGCGACCGTTACGGCCTGTATGTCGTGGACGAGGCAAATATCGAGACGCACGGCATGGAGCCGATGAGCCGTCTGTCCGGCGATCCGGTCTGGTTGCCTGCGATGAGCGAGCGCGTGACGCGCATGGTGCAGCGCGACCGCAATCACCCTTCTATCATTATCTGGTCGCTGGGCAACGAATCAGGCCACGGCGTCAACCATGACGCCCTTTACCGCTGGATTAAATCCAACGATCCGACGCGGCCCGTGCAGTATGAAGGCGGCGGCGCCAACAGCGCGGCGACCGATATCGTCTGCCCAATGTATGCGCGCGTCGATCAGGACCAGCCGTTTCCACAGGTGCCGAAGTGGTCGATTAAAAAATGGATCGGCATGCCGGACGAACATCGTCCGCTCATCCTGTGCGAATACGCGCATGCGATGGGCAACAGCTTCGGCGGCTACCATAAATACTGGCAGGCGTTCCGCCAGTATCCGCGCTTACAGGGCGGCTTTGTCTGGGACTGGGTTGACCAGTCGCTGATTCGTCATGATGAAAACGGCCAGCCTTACGCGGCCTACGGCGGCGACTTCGGCGATACGCCCAACGACCGTCAGTTCTGCATGAACGGCCTGGTGTTCGCCGATCGCACGCCGCATCCGGCGCTGTATGAAGCGCAGCAGGCGCAGCAGTTCTGGCAGTTTACGCTCAGGAGCGAAACGCCGGTCACGCTGGAGGTGACCAGCGAATATCTGTTCCGCCGCAGCGACAACGAACAATTGCTCTGGACGCTGGCGCAGGAAGGCCGCGAGATCGCCTGCGGCGCGGTGACGCTCGATATCGCGCCGGAAGGCACGCAGCGTATCGTGCTGCAAGATCTGCCCGCCGTCGCCACCAGCGGTCAGCTATGGCTGACGGTGCAGGTACAGCAGATCGCCGCCACCGCCTGGTCCGACGCAGGCCATATCTGCGCCTGGCAGCAGTGGCGTCTGGCCGCGCCGCTGACGTTGCCCGCGCCGAAAACCGTCGCCGCCGCGCCGCAGCTGCGCGTCAGCGAGCGGGAATTTACCGTAGAGCTGGATGCGCAACGCTGGCAGTTCAGCCGCGAAAGCGGCCTGCTGACGCAGTGGTGGAAAGCGGAACAGCCCGCGCTGTTACAGCCGTTGCAGGATCAGTTCACCCGCGCGCCGCTTGATAACGATATCGGCGTCAGCGAGGCGGCGCGTATCGATCCCAATGCCTGGGTCGAGCGCTGGAAAGCGGCGGGCTTTTACCAGATGGAGCCGCAACTTGAGCAGTGCGAGGCGCAGCAGCTTAGCGCGGAAGTGCTGTTGCGCACCGTTCACAGCTGGCGTTATCAGGGCGCGATCCTGTTTATCAGCCGCAAAACGTATCGCATCGACGGCGATGGCGAGCTGCATATCAGCGTCGACGTAGAGGTAGCGCGCGGCATCCCGGCGCCGGCGCGCATCGGACTTACCTGTCAGCTGGCGGCGGTGCATCCGCAGGTAAGCTGGCTGGGTCTCGGCCCGCATGAAAACTACCCGGATCGCAAGCAGTCCGCCCGCTACGATCGCTGGGCGCTGCCGCTGGCGGCGCTCTACACCCCTTACGTCTTCCCCAGCGAAAACGGCCTGCGCTGCGACAGCGAATGGTTGCAGTATGGCGACAGTGAATGGCGCGGCCGCTTCCACTTCAACCTCAGCCGTTACAGCCAGCGCCAGCTGCATGAAACGTCGCACCGCCATCTGCTGCGCGAGGAGGAAGGCAGCTGGCTCAACCTGGATGGCTTCCATATGGGCGTCGGCGGCGACGACTCCTGGAGCCCCAGCGTCTCGCCGGAATATTTGTTACAGGACAGCCACTATCACTATCAGGTGAGCTGGGTGCGTCGTTAA
- a CDS encoding LacI family DNA-binding transcriptional regulator: MKAKSTTLYDVAQHAGVSYQTVSRVINQAENVSEKTRQRVEAAMAALNYVPNRVAQQLAGKMGHTLGLATSDLSLHAPSQIAAAIKSRASERRFNVMISMTEKSGLEAAKAAINSLLAQRVDGMIVNIPLQDEEAKSLAALCQDVPALFLDVSPQLAANSVLFDPDEGARLGVEHLLALGHRDIALLAGPQSSISARLRFEGWRQALAQQQITAMAVMEGDWSALSGYQQVSRLLNEGTQPGALLVANDQMALGALRALSEAGLRVPDDVSVIGYDDTADSACFIPPLTTIKQDFRALGKSSVERMIDMIHQPEASIRSDLLPVSLVVRKTTAAPGRAALSPQALSEALMQLARQAARLKG; this comes from the coding sequence ATGAAAGCGAAGTCGACCACGCTCTATGATGTGGCACAGCATGCAGGTGTCTCTTATCAAACCGTTTCGCGGGTGATCAACCAGGCGGAAAACGTGTCAGAAAAGACCCGGCAGCGGGTGGAAGCGGCGATGGCGGCGCTGAACTACGTGCCGAACCGCGTGGCGCAGCAGCTGGCCGGAAAAATGGGACATACGCTGGGCCTGGCGACGTCCGATCTTTCGCTTCATGCGCCCTCGCAGATTGCTGCCGCGATTAAATCCCGCGCCAGCGAAAGGCGCTTTAACGTGATGATCTCGATGACGGAAAAAAGCGGGCTGGAGGCGGCGAAAGCGGCGATTAACAGCCTGCTGGCGCAGCGGGTGGACGGGATGATCGTGAATATTCCGCTACAGGATGAAGAGGCGAAAAGCCTGGCGGCGCTCTGTCAGGATGTGCCGGCGCTGTTTCTTGATGTTTCGCCGCAGTTGGCGGCCAACAGCGTGCTCTTCGATCCCGACGAAGGGGCGCGGCTGGGCGTAGAACATCTGCTGGCGTTGGGCCATCGCGATATCGCGCTGCTGGCGGGGCCGCAAAGTTCGATATCCGCCCGTCTGCGCTTTGAAGGCTGGCGTCAGGCGCTGGCGCAGCAACAGATCACGGCGATGGCGGTGATGGAGGGAGACTGGAGCGCCCTGTCGGGCTATCAGCAGGTGTCGCGGCTGTTGAATGAGGGCACGCAGCCCGGCGCGCTGCTGGTAGCCAACGATCAGATGGCGTTGGGCGCGCTGCGGGCGCTTTCCGAAGCGGGGCTGCGGGTGCCGGACGACGTCTCGGTCATCGGTTATGACGATACCGCCGACAGCGCCTGTTTTATTCCGCCGCTGACCACCATCAAACAGGATTTTCGGGCGCTGGGTAAAAGCAGCGTGGAGCGGATGATCGACATGATCCATCAGCCGGAAGCGTCGATCCGTTCCGATCTGCTGCCGGTCAGTCTGGTGGTGCGCAAAACTACCGCCGCGCCGGGCCGCGCCGCGCTTTCTCCGCAGGCGCTGTCAGAGGCGTTGATGCAGCTGGCGCGCCAGGCGGCGCGTTTAAAGGGCTAA
- the murP gene encoding PTS N-acetylmuramic acid transporter subunit IIBC: MAKITEQLVATVLQLVGDKQNIQACGHCMTRLRLTLNDDRLIQQEKLKALDGVLGVINSDDQLQIVLGPGKAQTAAEMMNIMLAQDASPAGPQAIGSAASETKQKMKARQTSLVHQFLAKFATIFTPLIPGFIAAGMLLGFATLIEQGLLTSAADKNGAIAHIVGYMKLFGKGLFTFLPVLIGYNAQKAFGGSGVNGAIIASLFLLGYNPDATTGYFSGIDNFFGMGIEPRGNIIGVLIASMLGAWIERQLRKIIPDSLDMILTSTLALLITGALTFTLIMPFGGELFKGMSWLFLHLNGNPFGCAVLAGLFLIAVVFGVHQGFIPVYFALMDVQGFNSLFPILAMAGGGQVGAALALYCRSAHGSMTRNQVKGAIIPGLLGVGEPLIYAVTLPRMKPFVTACIGGACGGFFIGLVAWLGLPVGLNTVFGPSGLVSLPLMTSGEGIYAGMAIYAAGMVISWAAGFIVTWLFGYKGVDLS; this comes from the coding sequence ATGGCTAAAATCACGGAACAGCTTGTTGCCACTGTTTTGCAACTGGTTGGCGATAAACAGAATATCCAGGCCTGCGGACACTGTATGACGCGCCTGCGCCTGACGCTTAATGACGATCGACTGATCCAGCAGGAGAAGCTGAAAGCGCTGGACGGCGTGCTGGGCGTTATCAACAGTGACGATCAGCTGCAAATCGTGCTCGGCCCCGGTAAAGCGCAAACGGCCGCAGAGATGATGAATATCATGCTGGCGCAGGATGCGTCGCCAGCCGGGCCGCAGGCTATCGGCTCGGCGGCCAGCGAGACAAAACAAAAGATGAAGGCCCGGCAAACCAGTCTGGTGCATCAGTTTCTGGCGAAGTTCGCCACCATCTTTACGCCGCTGATCCCAGGCTTTATCGCCGCCGGGATGCTGCTGGGTTTCGCCACCCTGATTGAGCAGGGTCTGTTGACCAGCGCCGCCGATAAAAATGGCGCGATAGCGCATATCGTGGGCTATATGAAGCTTTTCGGCAAAGGCCTGTTTACCTTTCTGCCTGTCCTGATCGGCTATAACGCCCAGAAAGCGTTCGGCGGTTCCGGCGTCAACGGCGCTATTATCGCTTCCCTGTTTTTACTGGGATATAACCCGGATGCGACCACCGGCTATTTCTCCGGCATCGATAACTTTTTCGGCATGGGCATTGAGCCGCGCGGCAATATCATCGGCGTTCTGATCGCCTCGATGCTGGGCGCGTGGATAGAGCGGCAGCTGCGCAAAATCATTCCCGACAGCCTGGATATGATTCTGACCTCTACGCTGGCGCTGCTGATTACCGGGGCGTTGACCTTTACGCTGATTATGCCCTTCGGCGGAGAACTGTTTAAAGGCATGTCCTGGCTGTTTCTGCATCTTAACGGCAACCCTTTTGGCTGCGCTGTTCTGGCCGGTCTGTTCCTGATCGCCGTGGTGTTTGGCGTACATCAGGGCTTTATCCCGGTCTATTTTGCGTTGATGGATGTACAGGGCTTTAACTCGCTTTTCCCGATTCTGGCGATGGCGGGAGGCGGACAGGTCGGCGCGGCGCTGGCGCTTTATTGCCGTTCCGCGCACGGCTCGATGACGCGCAACCAGGTGAAAGGAGCGATTATTCCGGGGCTGCTGGGCGTGGGCGAGCCGTTAATTTATGCGGTTACGCTGCCGCGCATGAAGCCTTTCGTCACCGCCTGCATCGGCGGCGCCTGCGGCGGCTTCTTTATCGGCCTGGTGGCCTGGCTCGGCCTGCCGGTCGGTTTAAACACCGTGTTCGGCCCGTCGGGCCTGGTTTCCCTGCCACTGATGACCTCCGGTGAGGGCATTTACGCAGGGATGGCGATTTACGCTGCGGGCATGGTTATCTCCTGGGCCGCAGGGTTTATCGTTACCTGGCTGTTCGGCTATAAAGGCGTCGATCTCAGTTAA